The proteins below come from a single Desulfitobacterium metallireducens DSM 15288 genomic window:
- a CDS encoding GNAT family N-acetyltransferase: MRVRQGNVRDWPFMFALGKDVIPASISPWRKQPMEDTLKYREKILKGFWTWIQQTDSMVFIAETEKEEAMGFLVLYPSSQEELTGVLQAWVMDLAVLPKYRHQGVGRTLMESAEQYTREKGIHYLGLAVSSHNLHALHLYETLGFAEERKLMVKVLE; encoded by the coding sequence ATGAGGGTTCGCCAAGGAAACGTTCGAGACTGGCCCTTTATGTTTGCTTTAGGAAAAGATGTGATACCCGCCAGCATCTCACCATGGCGCAAACAGCCTATGGAGGATACGCTCAAATATCGGGAGAAGATCTTAAAAGGGTTTTGGACGTGGATTCAGCAGACAGACTCGATGGTATTTATTGCGGAAACTGAAAAAGAAGAAGCCATGGGGTTTCTGGTCCTTTACCCTTCCTCGCAGGAAGAATTAACGGGAGTTTTGCAAGCTTGGGTTATGGATTTAGCAGTTTTGCCGAAATATCGACATCAAGGTGTTGGACGAACGCTCATGGAATCGGCAGAACAATATACACGGGAAAAAGGGATTCATTATTTGGGATTGGCCGTGAGTAGCCATAATCTTCATGCTCTACATCTGTATGAAACACTTGGCTTTGCGGAGGAACGTAAGTTAATGGTCAAAGTTTTGGAGTGA
- a CDS encoding methionine synthase gives MAKTRDALPQSRDLDLVWSTNDLPEWIRKGLFHIFECKGWDKVSLEENKSPNSNLKTQTWEPHFLATGIGSLPHTESKAALDLIWKSVPTAPHWPQLPNLGAESSFVGQYLRPLIETGVIEGFVTPRFQVEVPDWSERMARFYELYLRAESGEEEAFESFGFTAEGGVGFESFCADLEHRDTQGVLFVKGQLSGPLTVGMQITDENRRASYYDEIQRDLLVKALAMHAEWQTRRLRRLGYPVLMSIDDPSLYAYGSSTHVTLRRESLIAHLNEVSEGILRQGGIPAAHVCAGTDWTLLFDSKIQVINFDAYEYMTSMIVLAGPLNEFLERGGILSWGIVPTSAKAFEETVASLQERLEGNINALLKRGVNESRLRAQSMLTPSCGTGTLELPLAERIYALLNGLAMKIC, from the coding sequence ATGGCAAAAACACGAGACGCCCTCCCTCAAAGTCGAGATTTAGACCTAGTTTGGTCGACGAACGACTTGCCTGAATGGATAAGAAAAGGCCTCTTTCATATATTCGAGTGTAAAGGATGGGATAAAGTGAGTTTAGAAGAGAATAAAAGCCCAAATTCAAATCTAAAGACGCAGACGTGGGAACCCCACTTTTTAGCAACAGGGATCGGGAGCTTACCTCACACAGAATCGAAAGCGGCGTTGGATTTGATCTGGAAATCGGTACCCACTGCTCCTCACTGGCCTCAGCTTCCAAACTTAGGAGCGGAAAGTTCTTTTGTGGGTCAATATTTACGGCCTCTGATTGAGACAGGTGTGATTGAGGGATTTGTAACGCCACGCTTTCAAGTGGAAGTTCCGGATTGGTCGGAGAGAATGGCTCGTTTTTATGAGCTCTATTTGCGGGCGGAAAGCGGCGAAGAAGAGGCATTCGAATCTTTCGGTTTTACAGCTGAGGGGGGAGTTGGGTTTGAAAGCTTCTGTGCAGATCTGGAACATCGAGATACCCAAGGCGTTTTATTCGTTAAAGGACAATTAAGTGGCCCGTTGACGGTAGGTATGCAGATTACCGATGAAAATCGCCGGGCTAGTTATTATGATGAAATTCAGCGAGATCTTCTTGTTAAAGCGTTGGCGATGCATGCTGAGTGGCAAACTAGGCGTTTACGCCGTTTGGGCTATCCGGTGTTAATGTCGATCGATGATCCATCTCTTTACGCTTATGGATCTTCGACGCATGTGACGCTAAGACGCGAGAGCCTCATTGCTCATCTCAATGAAGTATCTGAGGGGATCCTTCGACAAGGAGGCATTCCAGCGGCTCATGTTTGTGCAGGGACAGATTGGACGCTGCTCTTTGATTCAAAGATACAGGTGATCAATTTTGATGCTTATGAGTATATGACGAGTATGATTGTTTTGGCTGGTCCATTAAATGAATTCTTGGAGCGGGGTGGGATTCTTTCATGGGGAATTGTGCCGACCTCAGCTAAGGCTTTTGAAGAAACTGTGGCGAGTTTACAGGAACGTCTTGAGGGAAACATTAATGCACTTCTCAAACGAGGAGTGAATGAGTCGCGGTTACGTGCTCAAAGTATGCTTACACCAAGCTGTGGAACGGGTACCCTTGAACTTCCTTTAGCAGAAAGAATATATGCCTTGCTTAATGGACTAGCTATGAAGATATGCTGA
- a CDS encoding DUF1858 domain-containing protein, with the protein MITKEMTVGQVLRTHPQTVQIFLELGMHCLGCPSSTMESIEGAALTHGKKPDELVEQLNKAIDQK; encoded by the coding sequence TTGATTACCAAAGAAATGACCGTTGGACAAGTTCTCAGAACCCATCCGCAAACGGTACAAATTTTTCTGGAATTGGGAATGCACTGCTTAGGTTGCCCTTCTTCCACAATGGAGAGTATTGAAGGGGCTGCTTTAACTCATGGGAAAAAACCAGATGAATTGGTGGAACAATTGAATAAAGCGATCGATCAAAAATAA
- a CDS encoding histidinol-phosphatase HisJ family protein: MFDLHTHLIGHQDRPANRENIQEYLEAARRAGLQGIGFSDHDMYFEDLDLPLIREVAKGYPDLKVRVGLEVDYRVEDEAKIQALLQTFPFDYVIGSVHEIGSWLFDYPDQAQKHREEDPDRLYLTYFDLVEKAAQSQLFTTIGHFDLIKLFGVRPRTDVRDLAENALRAIAENGLVAELNTAGRYKPVAEFYPEEKLIREMVNRGIEFTVGSDAHEARFVGRDLKEGVQILQACGVKRLIHFEQRKRLAFSLS; encoded by the coding sequence ATGTTCGACTTACATACCCATTTAATTGGACATCAGGACAGACCCGCTAATCGCGAAAACATTCAGGAGTATTTGGAGGCTGCTCGGCGAGCGGGATTGCAGGGGATCGGCTTTTCTGATCATGATATGTACTTTGAGGACTTGGATTTGCCGTTAATCCGCGAGGTTGCTAAAGGATACCCCGACTTAAAAGTCCGCGTGGGCTTGGAAGTTGATTACCGCGTTGAGGATGAAGCGAAAATCCAGGCGCTTTTGCAGACGTTCCCCTTTGATTATGTGATTGGTTCTGTCCATGAAATCGGGAGTTGGTTATTTGATTATCCTGATCAGGCGCAGAAACATCGTGAAGAGGATCCTGATCGTCTCTATCTTACTTATTTTGATTTAGTTGAAAAAGCCGCTCAAAGTCAGCTCTTTACCACGATTGGCCATTTTGATTTGATCAAACTTTTTGGGGTAAGACCGCGTACAGATGTCCGTGACTTAGCGGAAAATGCGTTGCGGGCTATTGCTGAGAATGGTTTGGTGGCAGAGCTGAACACGGCAGGACGATATAAACCGGTTGCAGAATTTTATCCTGAGGAAAAGTTGATTCGGGAAATGGTGAATCGAGGTATTGAGTTTACGGTAGGCTCTGATGCTCATGAGGCTCGGTTTGTTGGGCGTGACCTTAAAGAAGGAGTTCAAATACTCCAAGCTTGTGGGGTCAAACGATTGATCCATTTTGAACAGAGAAAAAGACTTGCATTTTCACTATCTTGA
- a CDS encoding metallopeptidase TldD-related protein: protein MKLIAHLEDLLYKAQTSPADQKLKIRDWRIVVHEAQLISLGIKDNEPGSVYTPPSYRQGESGEVVIVWEDGRLSQARVQAVSGKNAQVGEEQLQEWYQAAYEDPDGREIPAPEAIPLVAVEDRAVQRILAGEDEILFEQVSRLLKDRPEQAEMQAGIQAAWGYRHIRNSKGLAVTYQESQYALSYSFDSLVGGWFAKRRLISEEEWVRTWQQTLEYYQAMQQEADPVGTQTTVVFSPGVLDSFLEQFIVPNFVGQSILEGQSAFRVEHFEKQEQVFNEGLTLMVDPLRPFELGSYLVTSEGIAAERTVLVQDGVLKTPFLRVKDARRWGVKPTALPQGTSGLYLKHNQEESWSEVLAGIEDGILILSVLGMHTQNSVAGEYSLSAPQSLRIENGKIVGKTDVKLSGNFFKDLKSPYTRFAKSELFTKPYILVKTGLQTL, encoded by the coding sequence ATGAAACTTATAGCACATCTGGAGGATCTTTTATATAAAGCACAAACTTCCCCAGCCGATCAGAAGCTGAAGATTCGTGATTGGCGAATTGTAGTGCACGAAGCGCAACTCATCTCTTTAGGAATTAAGGATAATGAACCGGGGAGTGTTTACACCCCTCCGAGTTATCGTCAAGGAGAAAGCGGTGAGGTCGTCATCGTTTGGGAGGATGGCCGTTTAAGCCAAGCCCGAGTTCAGGCTGTTTCAGGGAAAAATGCTCAAGTCGGTGAAGAGCAGCTGCAAGAATGGTATCAGGCGGCCTATGAAGACCCGGATGGAAGAGAAATTCCGGCTCCAGAAGCGATCCCCTTGGTTGCAGTGGAGGATCGAGCGGTTCAGAGAATTCTTGCAGGTGAGGATGAGATTCTGTTTGAACAAGTGAGTCGGTTGCTGAAGGATCGACCGGAACAGGCCGAAATGCAAGCTGGGATTCAAGCGGCTTGGGGTTATCGCCATATCCGTAATTCGAAGGGATTAGCGGTTACTTATCAGGAATCTCAATATGCTCTATCGTATTCCTTTGATAGTTTAGTCGGGGGATGGTTTGCCAAACGTCGCTTGATCAGTGAAGAAGAGTGGGTAAGAACGTGGCAGCAGACGCTGGAGTACTATCAAGCAATGCAACAGGAAGCTGACCCAGTAGGGACTCAAACTACTGTGGTCTTTTCCCCGGGAGTCCTCGACTCTTTTTTAGAGCAATTTATTGTTCCTAATTTCGTAGGGCAGAGTATTTTAGAAGGACAAAGTGCCTTTCGAGTCGAACATTTTGAAAAACAAGAGCAGGTTTTCAATGAAGGTTTAACTCTTATGGTTGACCCTCTTCGTCCTTTTGAACTAGGCTCTTATCTGGTGACTTCCGAGGGGATAGCTGCCGAACGCACTGTCCTTGTTCAGGACGGTGTTTTGAAAACCCCGTTTTTAAGGGTTAAGGATGCTCGTCGTTGGGGTGTAAAGCCAACTGCACTTCCCCAAGGAACTTCAGGGCTTTATCTCAAACATAACCAAGAAGAATCTTGGTCGGAGGTTCTCGCAGGAATTGAAGATGGAATTTTGATTCTCTCGGTGCTTGGTATGCATACACAAAATAGTGTTGCCGGGGAATATTCCTTAAGTGCTCCGCAAAGTTTAAGAATTGAAAACGGAAAAATTGTCGGCAAGACCGATGTGAAACTGTCGGGGAACTTTTTTAAAGATTTAAAATCCCCTTATACCCGGTTCGCAAAGTCTGAGCTCTTCACGAAACCTTATATTCTCGTAAAAACGGGCTTGCAAACGCTGTAA
- a CDS encoding vWA domain-containing protein, producing the protein MMEKHELKERSELDRHLLEFARLLRQGGIPVSMSEVQDALQSLIWVGLEDKERTEGILQATLVKSPQNVPWFQEAFRAFFAPPEQQMNWQNEAREKADHIHKGLNQSRKELSFKGRELNLTEEQLRVYIQLPEKERERLKDFLARSEQGIHNGLPVDHSFQPMIEQVMRGSLQYWQHKLGEELDFSLSSPGEGGIISEVERAWREQQIHFFTRDLKNISPEEWPQVMKLIQQLSQRLAAQATRRYQARGKRGGIDMRHTLRENLRYGGVLLKRRFRVRRRSRPKFVLLCDLSGSMTKYTEFILQFIYGLSSVVSGIETYAFADRLVELTGKVRSGRTLQEMLQSALPEASKEWGGGTNLAMALEELAKKHAKSFSPRTVLIILSDTQTLEGERASRLLKNFRGRVREILWLNTLPEKRWGETKTVAYFQPYCQMVECYTLGHLQNILSSRFKA; encoded by the coding sequence ATGATGGAAAAACATGAGCTAAAAGAACGAAGTGAACTGGATCGTCACCTTCTCGAATTTGCTCGCTTGCTCCGACAAGGTGGGATTCCTGTCAGTATGAGCGAAGTCCAAGATGCATTGCAATCTTTGATATGGGTTGGCTTAGAAGATAAAGAGCGAACAGAAGGAATCCTGCAAGCTACTTTGGTCAAATCTCCACAAAATGTTCCCTGGTTCCAAGAAGCTTTTCGTGCTTTTTTTGCCCCACCAGAGCAGCAAATGAACTGGCAAAATGAAGCGCGGGAAAAAGCAGACCATATTCATAAAGGCCTCAACCAAAGCCGTAAGGAGCTAAGTTTTAAGGGGAGAGAGCTGAATTTAACCGAGGAACAATTGAGGGTCTATATACAGCTGCCTGAAAAGGAACGAGAGCGGCTTAAAGACTTCTTAGCTCGTTCTGAGCAAGGAATCCATAATGGTCTCCCCGTAGATCATTCTTTTCAGCCGATGATTGAACAGGTGATGAGGGGATCGCTCCAGTATTGGCAGCATAAACTCGGAGAAGAGCTTGATTTCTCGTTATCCTCACCTGGGGAAGGGGGAATTATCTCTGAAGTCGAACGCGCTTGGCGTGAGCAACAAATTCATTTTTTTACGCGTGATTTAAAGAATATTTCGCCTGAAGAATGGCCACAGGTCATGAAACTGATTCAACAACTCTCGCAACGACTTGCAGCCCAAGCAACGCGTAGGTATCAAGCGCGGGGTAAAAGAGGCGGGATTGATATGCGTCATACCTTGCGGGAAAACCTTCGTTATGGAGGGGTGTTGCTGAAACGACGTTTTCGTGTTCGGCGAAGAAGTCGCCCAAAGTTCGTTTTGCTCTGTGATTTATCCGGTTCAATGACGAAGTATACGGAATTCATTTTGCAGTTTATTTACGGTTTATCTTCTGTTGTAAGCGGGATCGAAACATATGCTTTTGCCGATCGTTTGGTTGAGCTGACTGGAAAAGTACGGTCAGGTCGAACGCTTCAGGAAATGCTGCAATCTGCTTTGCCTGAAGCGAGTAAAGAATGGGGCGGAGGAACGAATCTAGCGATGGCTTTAGAGGAACTCGCGAAGAAGCATGCGAAATCTTTTTCACCCCGTACAGTTTTGATTATCCTTAGTGATACTCAGACCCTCGAAGGGGAGAGGGCATCCCGCCTTTTGAAGAATTTTCGGGGAAGGGTTCGCGAGATTCTTTGGTTGAATACGCTTCCTGAAAAACGGTGGGGAGAAACTAAGACAGTCGCATATTTTCAACCCTACTGCCAGATGGTCGAGTGTTATACTCTAGGGCATTTGCAAAATATCCTGAGCTCTCGATTCAAGGCATAA
- a CDS encoding Fur family transcriptional regulator, translated as MQAIDILKQLKEKGVRFTPQRQAILEYLLGTDTHPTAEDIYNHVKAKFPGVSLGTIYNTLNMLKEHGHILELSYGDMSSRFDGNPENHYHVVCTDCGKVVDYHRPLLTMEDEVSEKTGFKVMGHRIEFYGVCPECQEALLH; from the coding sequence ATGCAAGCGATCGATATTTTAAAACAACTTAAAGAAAAAGGGGTACGGTTTACACCACAGCGCCAAGCCATTCTAGAATATCTTTTAGGTACGGATACTCATCCGACTGCTGAAGATATTTATAATCATGTGAAAGCAAAATTTCCGGGGGTAAGTCTGGGGACAATTTATAATACGCTGAATATGCTCAAAGAACATGGCCATATTCTCGAATTATCCTATGGGGATATGTCAAGCCGATTTGATGGCAATCCAGAGAACCATTATCATGTTGTGTGTACGGATTGTGGAAAAGTCGTGGATTATCATCGTCCGTTATTAACGATGGAAGATGAGGTTTCCGAAAAAACAGGTTTTAAAGTGATGGGACACCGGATCGAGTTTTACGGCGTTTGTCCAGAGTGCCAAGAAGCGTTACTTCATTAA
- a CDS encoding 4Fe-4S binding protein, with amino-acid sequence MAYKISSDCISCGACEAECPVGAISAGDDQYVINADACTECGSCAGVCPVGAPAQD; translated from the coding sequence ATGGCTTACAAAATTTCCTCAGACTGCATTAGCTGTGGTGCATGTGAAGCTGAGTGCCCTGTAGGTGCAATCAGTGCAGGAGACGATCAATACGTCATCAATGCTGATGCTTGCACAGAATGTGGTTCTTGTGCAGGAGTTTGTCCTGTTGGCGCTCCAGCTCAAGACTAA
- a CDS encoding TldD/PmbA family protein, with protein sequence MNRNELRELMDQLFKESQSGYSIVRLESKREWGMRLSNGRFERVSSGWDSGIGVQAFTKEGVTGFASSDVLSLEAGQQVMQRAAALAERNAKIGAEANRKIFEAPRLVEDAEEPRVYPFEHFSLAELQEIVLSLHQRLRERNPEIAWQTSYRQVEDLWYIGRSDGTRVSFVIPRAVLMHQGTVRENGRAQSTLISRSGVDVEILLLEKEEASLENKALERAEFSKEVCRAPQLSSGHYPLVIDYGLAKGLAHEAFGHAVESDHMKESVLGEKGKLRKGLQVARAGVHIMDGPLVGDWAYQPYSANGLKRETVEIVKDGILLAGLGDIFSAEEAGMEVTGAGRAESYGYIPIPRMTNIRLLVDQEILLPQTSSLKEEIKKVREVLKEKGELCEEGKHLLLLGYRGGQVNPKTGDFVFQCDGMIDLADPSLPVYQPSIFSGKIISALQAIRGGLGQGCYDAIGTCGKSGQSVPSSGGSHRYLLLEQDEQVSLGGEQG encoded by the coding sequence GTGAATCGAAATGAACTTCGAGAGCTGATGGATCAGCTTTTTAAGGAAAGCCAAAGCGGATATAGTATCGTGCGATTAGAATCCAAACGAGAATGGGGTATGCGCTTAAGTAATGGGCGGTTTGAGCGGGTTTCAAGCGGTTGGGATAGTGGAATTGGCGTTCAGGCCTTTACAAAAGAGGGTGTAACAGGTTTTGCTTCCTCTGATGTTTTAAGCCTTGAGGCGGGGCAACAGGTTATGCAAAGAGCGGCCGCATTGGCAGAACGCAACGCCAAGATCGGGGCGGAAGCCAACCGGAAGATTTTTGAGGCTCCTCGTCTCGTGGAAGATGCTGAGGAACCACGGGTATATCCCTTTGAGCACTTTTCATTGGCTGAACTCCAAGAAATCGTTCTCAGTCTGCATCAACGGTTGCGGGAACGCAATCCTGAAATTGCTTGGCAGACAAGTTATCGTCAAGTTGAAGATCTATGGTATATAGGACGATCAGATGGCACTCGAGTATCTTTTGTGATTCCACGCGCAGTACTTATGCACCAGGGAACTGTCCGTGAAAACGGGCGTGCCCAAAGTACGCTGATTAGCCGAAGTGGTGTGGATGTCGAAATTTTACTTCTTGAAAAAGAAGAGGCTTCTTTAGAAAATAAAGCCCTTGAGCGCGCTGAATTTTCTAAAGAGGTTTGTCGGGCTCCTCAGCTTTCTTCAGGGCATTATCCGTTAGTCATTGATTATGGTTTAGCTAAGGGGTTAGCCCATGAAGCGTTTGGGCATGCGGTTGAATCGGATCATATGAAAGAGTCAGTGCTGGGGGAAAAAGGAAAATTGAGAAAAGGGCTCCAGGTGGCTCGCGCTGGTGTACATATTATGGATGGTCCACTCGTGGGTGACTGGGCGTATCAGCCGTATTCTGCCAATGGACTAAAACGGGAAACCGTCGAAATTGTTAAAGATGGCATTCTTTTAGCCGGACTAGGTGATATTTTTTCAGCTGAAGAGGCTGGAATGGAAGTGACGGGAGCGGGTCGGGCTGAAAGCTACGGCTATATTCCTATTCCACGGATGACGAATATCCGGCTTCTCGTTGATCAAGAGATCCTGCTTCCTCAAACGTCAAGTTTGAAAGAAGAAATTAAGAAAGTTCGTGAGGTTCTTAAAGAAAAAGGAGAACTGTGTGAAGAGGGTAAACATCTTCTTCTCCTCGGCTATCGTGGAGGACAGGTTAATCCTAAAACGGGAGATTTTGTTTTTCAATGTGATGGCATGATTGATCTGGCCGATCCGAGCTTACCGGTCTATCAACCGAGTATTTTCAGCGGGAAGATTATCTCCGCTTTGCAAGCGATTCGTGGCGGTTTGGGGCAAGGGTGTTATGATGCTATTGGCACTTGCGGAAAATCAGGACAATCGGTTCCTTCCAGTGGGGGAAGCCACCGTTATCTTTTGCTTGAACAGGATGAGCAGGTTAGTTTAGGGGGAGAACAAGGATGA
- the lpdA gene encoding dihydrolipoyl dehydrogenase → MAYQIGILGGGPGGYVCALRAAQLGLSVVLVEGERIGGTCLNKGCIPTKALVKSAELWREIQHADTFGIKVDSAHFDFSKVMARKDQVVETLVGGVERLIKASKITYVQGWGQVREPGKIEVETESGLEIYDVENLVLATGSVPARLPISGVDLPGVISSDEILEMTELPERLVIIGGGVIGLEFASIYREFGVKVTVVEMLPSLLANIDEEIPKRMTPLLKKSGLEIMTKTALKEIRQDGSQLQVIVEDAKGQKEILTDKVLIATGRKANCRGIDLERLGLQTERGTIAVNQKMQTSLPHVYAIGDVTGGIMLAHVASMQGMVAAENIAGQPSEANYTAVPSAIFTYPEIATVGQTEQALKASGSKYKVSKFPFSANGKAIALGEMVGLVKILADEQGTVLGASIMGPQASSMIEELVLAVDKRLNSEDLVHTIHAHPTLPEAVMEAAHGILGKPMHLA, encoded by the coding sequence GTGGCATACCAAATTGGAATTTTAGGTGGAGGCCCGGGAGGATATGTTTGTGCACTCCGCGCAGCACAATTGGGTTTATCGGTGGTTCTTGTTGAAGGGGAACGAATTGGCGGAACCTGCCTTAATAAAGGATGCATCCCTACGAAAGCGCTCGTGAAAAGTGCTGAGCTTTGGCGAGAAATTCAACATGCTGATACGTTTGGAATTAAAGTTGACAGTGCTCATTTTGATTTTTCAAAAGTAATGGCGCGCAAAGATCAGGTTGTTGAAACGTTAGTTGGTGGGGTCGAGCGTCTGATTAAAGCATCAAAGATAACCTATGTTCAAGGGTGGGGGCAAGTTCGGGAACCGGGAAAAATTGAAGTCGAAACAGAATCTGGGCTGGAAATCTACGATGTGGAGAATCTCGTCTTAGCGACTGGATCGGTTCCTGCTCGACTCCCGATCTCAGGTGTGGATTTGCCAGGTGTAATTTCGAGTGATGAAATCCTCGAGATGACAGAATTGCCTGAGCGTTTGGTGATTATTGGTGGTGGAGTTATTGGCCTGGAATTCGCCTCAATTTATCGGGAATTCGGGGTTAAAGTCACGGTTGTTGAAATGTTGCCTTCGTTACTGGCGAATATCGATGAGGAAATTCCCAAAAGGATGACTCCCCTGCTGAAAAAGTCAGGTTTAGAAATTATGACGAAAACAGCGCTTAAAGAAATTCGTCAAGATGGGTCCCAACTGCAGGTTATTGTAGAAGATGCCAAAGGTCAAAAGGAAATATTGACCGATAAGGTCCTGATAGCGACTGGCCGTAAGGCGAATTGCCGTGGAATCGATCTTGAACGTTTAGGGCTTCAGACGGAGCGAGGAACAATTGCCGTTAATCAAAAAATGCAAACCTCTCTTCCTCATGTTTATGCAATCGGTGATGTAACGGGCGGAATCATGCTGGCCCATGTCGCTTCTATGCAGGGAATGGTTGCTGCAGAGAATATTGCAGGGCAACCTTCTGAGGCAAACTATACCGCTGTCCCCAGTGCGATTTTTACTTATCCGGAAATTGCGACGGTGGGTCAAACTGAGCAAGCGCTGAAGGCTTCAGGAAGTAAATATAAAGTAAGCAAGTTCCCGTTTAGTGCGAATGGGAAGGCAATCGCTCTAGGAGAGATGGTCGGCTTAGTCAAAATTTTAGCTGATGAACAAGGGACGGTGTTGGGGGCGAGCATTATGGGTCCCCAGGCCAGCAGTATGATTGAAGAACTTGTTTTAGCCGTAGATAAAAGACTCAATTCTGAGGATTTAGTTCACACTATTCATGCTCATCCTACTTTGCCAGAGGCGGTAATGGAGGCTGCTCATGGAATTTTAGGTAAACCTATGCACCTCGCCTAA
- a CDS encoding AAA family ATPase — translation MTLDDFEEELALIGYITEKKDRIALTAYLAIQLEKPILVVGPPGVGKTEVAKALSQVLAAPLIRLQCYEGLDENKALYEWNYQRQLLKIQMQKENLHEEDLFSAEYLLPRPLLQGLMNREASVLLIDEIDKTDSEFEAFLLELLGEFQVTIPEMGTIKAQERPLVVLTSNGERELSDGLKRRCVFLHVDSPSVEKEVKILRTKLPGLQDKLAYQVAKAVGVLREKLMLQKVPSVSETLDWAKALLVMGKTELDPAWIEATLNLLLKSQEDLELFYEEMGAERLLWEAKV, via the coding sequence ATGACATTGGATGACTTTGAGGAAGAGTTAGCACTAATAGGGTATATCACAGAGAAAAAAGATCGGATTGCCCTTACAGCTTATCTTGCCATTCAATTAGAGAAACCGATTTTAGTTGTAGGGCCTCCAGGAGTGGGAAAGACTGAGGTGGCTAAGGCTTTAAGTCAAGTTCTGGCTGCTCCTCTTATTCGCTTACAGTGTTATGAGGGCTTGGATGAAAATAAGGCGCTTTATGAATGGAATTATCAGAGACAGCTCTTAAAAATTCAGATGCAAAAGGAGAATCTTCACGAGGAAGATTTGTTTTCCGCAGAATATTTGCTTCCACGCCCTTTACTCCAGGGACTGATGAATCGAGAAGCCTCGGTTTTGCTTATTGATGAAATTGATAAGACCGATAGTGAGTTTGAGGCCTTTCTATTGGAGCTCTTAGGCGAATTTCAAGTGACGATTCCCGAGATGGGGACGATCAAAGCTCAGGAACGGCCCTTGGTCGTTTTAACCTCGAACGGGGAACGGGAGCTTTCTGATGGGCTAAAAAGACGTTGCGTTTTCCTGCATGTCGACTCTCCTTCTGTTGAAAAAGAAGTCAAGATTTTGCGCACTAAACTACCCGGGCTTCAGGATAAACTGGCTTATCAGGTGGCAAAAGCGGTAGGTGTTCTCCGGGAAAAATTGATGCTCCAAAAGGTACCTTCCGTCTCAGAAACGTTAGATTGGGCGAAGGCGCTATTAGTGATGGGTAAAACGGAGTTAGACCCCGCTTGGATTGAGGCGACACTCAATCTACTCCTTAAAAGCCAGGAGGATTTAGAACTTTTCTATGAGGAGATGGGTGCTGAACGCTTACTTTGGGAAGCTAAAGTGTGA
- a CDS encoding HD-GYP domain-containing protein: MYGKEIQQFLNDLAWVDDVTYYHSLRVAYLMSVFADTLEGKLLIKQAWVTRNEWVAAGLLHDIGKMRWPREILFSTEQLSAMESDNLLEFWRCEIEHPLESEKFILDFYQKTGNRFWERIAKGVAGHHENYSGGGYPYKLKGTDIPLLARGLRIFDRYTTMIEVKRYRLQAQEPESAMKEIRGLLGYEFDPYWGERILEFLPQTQSFPNLDDWLTEELKKF, translated from the coding sequence ATGTATGGTAAGGAGATTCAGCAATTTTTAAATGATTTAGCCTGGGTTGATGACGTTACCTATTATCATAGTTTAAGGGTTGCCTATCTCATGTCGGTTTTTGCAGATACCCTTGAGGGTAAACTTCTGATCAAACAGGCATGGGTTACCCGGAATGAATGGGTTGCGGCAGGTTTACTTCATGACATCGGAAAAATGCGTTGGCCGCGAGAAATCCTCTTTTCTACGGAACAATTAAGTGCCATGGAAAGTGATAATTTATTGGAGTTCTGGCGCTGCGAAATTGAGCATCCCCTCGAGTCTGAAAAATTCATTCTTGATTTTTACCAAAAAACGGGGAACCGATTCTGGGAAAGAATTGCTAAAGGCGTAGCTGGCCACCATGAAAATTATTCGGGTGGGGGCTATCCTTATAAGTTGAAGGGGACGGACATTCCATTGTTAGCACGTGGACTACGTATCTTTGATCGGTACACGACAATGATTGAAGTGAAGCGTTATCGGTTGCAGGCACAGGAACCGGAGAGTGCCATGAAGGAAATTCGAGGGCTGCTGGGGTACGAATTTGATCCTTACTGGGGAGAACGAATTCTTGAGTTTTTGCCTCAGACGCAGTCCTTTCCCAATTTGGATGATTGGTTAACAGAAGAATTAAAGAAATTTTGA